In Bacillaceae bacterium S4-13-56, one DNA window encodes the following:
- a CDS encoding CotY/CotZ family spore coat protein, translating to MGCSHKGSNCVCERVREINAAQNEVAPVADNCCDVSCERSIRDMLVSPQASGPVADTVPFMLTCACDNAFAGLLPYFGWGVLNDNGCAHPFFSPFFRVKKFTDNGDCCAVLELLIPDICEEGEAPFSGFDNFIRTGACFEVDLSNFAGITCFPPVAAETMNGTAGLTAGLEAIQSLRDNAGSLQALMNQ from the coding sequence ATGGGATGTTCCCACAAAGGTAGCAACTGTGTATGTGAAAGAGTAAGGGAGATTAATGCGGCACAAAACGAAGTGGCACCTGTAGCTGATAATTGTTGTGATGTGAGCTGTGAACGCTCTATTCGTGACATGCTTGTATCCCCTCAAGCTAGTGGCCCCGTTGCAGACACAGTTCCATTTATGTTAACTTGCGCATGCGACAATGCATTTGCAGGTTTATTACCTTACTTTGGATGGGGTGTATTAAACGATAATGGATGTGCACACCCTTTCTTCTCACCGTTCTTCCGAGTGAAGAAATTTACCGATAATGGTGACTGCTGTGCTGTACTAGAACTTTTAATTCCTGATATCTGTGAAGAAGGAGAAGCCCCATTTAGCGGCTTTGACAATTTTATCCGAACTGGTGCATGTTTCGAAGTTGATTTATCTAACTTCGCTGGTATCACTTGCTTCCCACCAGTTGCCGCTGAAACAATGAATGGAACAGCTGGATTAACTGCTGGTTTAGAGGCTATTCAATCTCTGCGTGACAATGCAGGTTCCTTGCAAGCACTAATGAATCAATAG
- a CDS encoding GNAT family N-acetyltransferase — MELVSYHNNPRHFLDEVEDYLITKEAMHNLPLGIVHRLVNHLPSYPNAPFLFALKQGDETVGVVMRTPPHHWIVSFEEKTREHAIKTVTNTFLQQNLDVPGIVGGQKDVLELAEVWGEPYEVEMDQWIYQITKVTPIPKAPGKLRPVEKPYANLLARWLWQYGQEVQEPMEMERAITMADRFVKEKSAYLWEVNGKPVSMANSSRATKNGASINAVFTPDEYKRKGFATSCVAELTQKLLDQGKTFCTLYTDAANPISNSIYQKIGYQKIGDSVMVKFK; from the coding sequence ATGGAATTGGTTTCCTATCACAACAATCCAAGACATTTCTTGGATGAAGTAGAAGATTATTTAATTACAAAAGAAGCTATGCACAACCTTCCTTTAGGAATTGTTCATCGTCTTGTCAATCATCTGCCTTCTTACCCTAATGCCCCTTTCCTGTTTGCTTTAAAGCAGGGAGATGAAACTGTAGGTGTAGTTATGAGAACTCCACCTCATCATTGGATTGTGTCTTTTGAGGAGAAGACTAGAGAACATGCTATTAAAACGGTTACTAATACATTCTTACAACAAAATCTTGATGTTCCTGGAATAGTAGGGGGACAGAAAGATGTTCTCGAACTAGCGGAAGTGTGGGGGGAACCGTATGAAGTGGAAATGGATCAATGGATATATCAAATAACCAAGGTAACTCCCATACCAAAGGCGCCAGGAAAACTTAGACCTGTGGAGAAACCATATGCAAACCTGCTAGCCAGATGGCTATGGCAATATGGTCAGGAGGTGCAGGAGCCAATGGAAATGGAAAGAGCTATTACGATGGCTGATCGGTTTGTTAAAGAGAAATCTGCTTATCTGTGGGAGGTAAATGGGAAACCTGTTTCTATGGCTAATAGCTCACGAGCAACTAAAAACGGTGCATCGATAAATGCTGTGTTTACACCAGATGAGTATAAACGAAAAGGCTTTGCAACAAGTTGTGTTGCAGAACTAACTCAGAAGTTATTAGATCAGGGAAAAACCTTCTGTACTTTATATACTGATGCCGCTAACCCGATTTCAAATTCTATTTATCAAAAAATTGGTTATCAAAAA